A stretch of the Musa acuminata AAA Group cultivar baxijiao chromosome BXJ2-7, Cavendish_Baxijiao_AAA, whole genome shotgun sequence genome encodes the following:
- the LOC103991002 gene encoding microtubule-destabilizing protein 60-like isoform X5: MTTPVKKYRAPRCYLSENIDPNVAASTPPRSIRSPAILSAKTKKSVPKMSSSPSLANAKRTAAGEKDSVKGNRDFKSTKRRQVASGGLGTPQEKPFARIQADGTEKMKKNREEIWCSLAEEPGTGELEGSSKMRMMRRMMLEEAMSSLPEPGAGRVMYLVKTFERLFSISKETKGDGGGQSKRKVMTWALPALQLPTKADVTGASYSPVASYSSSFHGEDDDGDSTMQSSVNSNGDRWNSESDGRANRCNKRTGSPGSSLNKKPKVTHQPLKLRTEQRGRCKEENFTKKIRGVLLEEEKRKPFTQRLTWNMEEPEAAEHVDFIKQTTLERERQDKVYNLNSEDLRIASEHKFKDQDKEIGRIRIQKRYSTVRPAHAVL, translated from the exons ATGACGACCCCTGTCAAGAAGTACCGTGCCCCGAGATGTTATCTCTCGGAGAACATCGATCCAAATGTTGCCGCTTCCACTCCGCCGAGATCAATCAGGTCTCCGGCGATCCTGTCCGCAAAAACGAAGAAATCGGTGCCGAAGATGTCGTCGTCTCCTTCCCTAGCAAATGCGAAGCGAACGGCTGCTGGTGAGAAGGATTCGGTGAAAGGAAACAGGGATTTCAAGTCCACGAAACGTCGACAAGTCGCCAGCGGTGGCCTCGGCACACCGCAGGAGAAGCCCTTTGCGAGAATTCAGGCAGATGGAACAGAGAAAATGAAGAAGAATCGCGAAGAAATCTGGTGTTCGCTGGCGGAAGAACCAGGGACTGGAGAATTGGAGGGGAGTTCGAAGATGAGGATGATGAGGAGAATGATGCTGGAAGAAGCCATGAGTAGCTTACCAGAGCCGGGGGCCGGGCGCGTGATGTATCTGGTGAAGACATTCGAGAGGCTCTTTTCAATCTCCAAGGAGACCAAGGGCGACGGCGGAGGCCAGAGCAAGCGGAAGGTGATGACTTGGGCCCTGCCAGCTTTGCAGCTTCCGACGAAGGCGGATGTCACTGGGGCCTCCTATTCCCCAGTTGCCTCTTACTCATCCTCTTTCCATGGTGAGGACGACGACGGAGATTCCACCATGCAGTCTTCGGTGAACAGCAACGGTGATAG ATGGAATAGTGAATCAGATGGCCGAGCTAACAGATGCAAT AAGAGAACTGGTTCTCCGGGAAGTAGCCTGAATAAGAAGCCTAAAGTGACACACCAACCTCTCAAGCTGAGGACTGAG CAAAGAGGAAGAtgcaaagaggagaactttaccaAGAAAATAAGAGGGGTGCTTttggaggaggagaaaagaaaaCCCTTCACGCAAAGGCTCACATGGAATATGGAAGAACCTGAG GCTGCTGAGCATGTGGATTTTATCAAGCAGACAAcgttagagagagagaggcaggatAAGGTATACAATCTAAATTCAGAAGACCTCAGAATAGCTTCCGAACATAAA TTTAAAGATCAAGACAAGGAAATAGGAAGAATCAGAATCCAAAAGAGATATAGTACTGTGAGACCAGCCCATGCTGTACTTTGA
- the LOC103991002 gene encoding microtubule-destabilizing protein 60-like isoform X3 gives MTTPVKKYRAPRCYLSENIDPNVAASTPPRSIRSPAILSAKTKKSVPKMSSSPSLANAKRTAAGEKDSVKGNRDFKSTKRRQVASGGLGTPQEKPFARIQADGTEKMKKNREEIWCSLAEEPGTGELEGSSKMRMMRRMMLEEAMSSLPEPGAGRVMYLVKTFERLFSISKETKGDGGGQSKRKVMTWALPALQLPTKADVTGASYSPVASYSSSFHGEDDDGDSTMQSSVNSNGDRWNSESDGRANRCNQRGRCKEENFTKKIRGVLLEEEKRKPFTQRLTWNMEEPEAAEHVDFIKQTTLERERQDKVYNLNSEDLRIASEHKFKDQDKEIGRIRIQKRYSTVRPAHAVL, from the exons ATGACGACCCCTGTCAAGAAGTACCGTGCCCCGAGATGTTATCTCTCGGAGAACATCGATCCAAATGTTGCCGCTTCCACTCCGCCGAGATCAATCAGGTCTCCGGCGATCCTGTCCGCAAAAACGAAGAAATCGGTGCCGAAGATGTCGTCGTCTCCTTCCCTAGCAAATGCGAAGCGAACGGCTGCTGGTGAGAAGGATTCGGTGAAAGGAAACAGGGATTTCAAGTCCACGAAACGTCGACAAGTCGCCAGCGGTGGCCTCGGCACACCGCAGGAGAAGCCCTTTGCGAGAATTCAGGCAGATGGAACAGAGAAAATGAAGAAGAATCGCGAAGAAATCTGGTGTTCGCTGGCGGAAGAACCAGGGACTGGAGAATTGGAGGGGAGTTCGAAGATGAGGATGATGAGGAGAATGATGCTGGAAGAAGCCATGAGTAGCTTACCAGAGCCGGGGGCCGGGCGCGTGATGTATCTGGTGAAGACATTCGAGAGGCTCTTTTCAATCTCCAAGGAGACCAAGGGCGACGGCGGAGGCCAGAGCAAGCGGAAGGTGATGACTTGGGCCCTGCCAGCTTTGCAGCTTCCGACGAAGGCGGATGTCACTGGGGCCTCCTATTCCCCAGTTGCCTCTTACTCATCCTCTTTCCATGGTGAGGACGACGACGGAGATTCCACCATGCAGTCTTCGGTGAACAGCAACGGTGATAG ATGGAATAGTGAATCAGATGGCCGAGCTAACAGATGCAAT CAAAGAGGAAGAtgcaaagaggagaactttaccaAGAAAATAAGAGGGGTGCTTttggaggaggagaaaagaaaaCCCTTCACGCAAAGGCTCACATGGAATATGGAAGAACCTGAG GCTGCTGAGCATGTGGATTTTATCAAGCAGACAAcgttagagagagagaggcaggatAAGGTATACAATCTAAATTCAGAAGACCTCAGAATAGCTTCCGAACATAAA TTTAAAGATCAAGACAAGGAAATAGGAAGAATCAGAATCCAAAAGAGATATAGTACTGTGAGACCAGCCCATGCTGTACTTTGA
- the LOC103991001 gene encoding uncharacterized protein LOC103991001: MDRQSQVPVPAADQNDQRRLHHLLYEAAPVSYQPQSYASPPLSYFTCPNPNTSAADAAAGVNPFDVRDHRIATPYAMTVAGGIGLAPYYNMAGGQAQEFPALPFHVDPSSYGPIRVAIDTKVKVKDLEMKKSKVIQGGAAAESVKICTVCNVVCNSDKVFTSHLAGEKHAIKMKATGTIPKVKDVETKKSKVIQGGAAAESVRICKLCNVVCNSDKVFASHLAGEKHIMKMSATGTKTKFKDLETKKSKVIQGGVAAESVRVCTLCDVVCNSDKAFASHLAGEKHVLKAQGRLSNSPSMVSPNETIFPACTSGSHTAPWIVQPLYCEICNISCNSEDVLNKHKMGKKHKKNLEKLQETFTEKPTNDQVVDLQMENPAAFEEPENKTGPALEQDLETKRRKVLEQGAAADAIRGCYLCNVVCNSQKVLDIHIAGQKHKAMVKKQQEILTSKS; this comes from the exons ATGGATCGCCAATCCCAAGTTCCGGTTCCGGCAGCCGACCAGAACGATCAGCGCCGCCTCCACCACCTTCTCTACGAAGCGGCTCCGGTGTCGTACCAACCCCAATCCTACGCTTCCCCTCCGCTGTCTTACTTCACGTGCCCTAACCCCAATACGAGCGCCGCCGATGCTGCGGCGGGGGTGAACCCCTTTGACGTCCGCGATCACCGGATCGCCACGCCCTATGCGATGACGGTTGCTGGTGGGATTGGCTTGGCGCCTTACTATAACATGGCCGGAGGGCAGGCGCAGGAGTTCCCCGCTCTGCCGTTTCATGTGGATCCCTCGAGCTATGGTCCC ATAAGAGTAGCCATTGATACCAAGGTAAAGGTCAAAGACTTGGAGATGAAGAAATCAAAAGTTATTCAAGGAGGCGCAGCTGCAGAATCTGTTAAAATTTGCACAGTATGCAATGTTGTTTGCAACAGTGACAAGGTTTTTACCTCCCATCTTGCAGGAGAAAAGCACGCCATTAAG ATGAAAGCCACTGGTACCATTCCGAAGGTCAAAGATGTCGAGACGAAGAAATCAAAAGTTATTCAAGGAGGTGCAGCAGCTGAATCTGTTAGAATTTGCAAATTGTGCAATGTTGTCTGCAACAGTGACAAGGTCTTTGCCTCCCATCTTGCAGGAGAAAAGCACATCATGAAG ATGAGTGCCACTGGTACCAAGACAAAGTTCAAAGATCTGGAGACTAAGAAATCAAAAGTAATTCAAGGAGGCGTAGCAGCTGAATCTGTTAGAGTTTGCACATTGTGTGATGTTGTATGCAACAGCGACAAGGCCTTTGCATCCCATCTTGCAGGAGAAAAGCACGTCCTTAAG GCCCAGGGAAGACTTTCCAATTCACCATCTATGGTTTCCCCCAATGAGACAATTTTTCCAGCCTGTACAAGTGGCTCACACACTGCCCCCTGGATTGTACAGCCTCTGTATTGTGAAATTTGTAATATCAGCTGTAATAGTGAAGATGTCCTTAACAAGCACAAAATGGGGAAAAAACATAAGAAAAACTTGGAAAAACTACAAGAGACCTTCACAGAAAAGCCTACAAATGATCAAGTTGTAGATTTACAGATGGAAAACCCAGCTGCTTTTGAGGAACCAGAGAATAAGACCGGACCAGCATTGGAGCAGGATTTGGAGACCAAGAGGCGGAAAGTCTTGGAACAAGGGGCGGCTGCAGATGCAATTAGAGGCTGTTATCTATGCAACGTTGTGTGCAACAGCCAAAAAGTCCTTGACATTCATATTGCTGGGCAGAAACACAAAGCCATGGTGAAGAAACAGCAGGAGATCTTAACTAGCAAGAGCTGA
- the LOC103991003 gene encoding probable mitochondrial-processing peptidase subunit beta, mitochondrial, producing the protein MAIRKLLTLSRRPLLLSSRSASTAAAFAFPDLAAPAPAKPPVMHYDRLAEAVRSKIKRLDDPDPRFLRYASPHPALADHTSVLAAPQTRVTTLPNGLRIATESTLSSRTATVGVWIDAGSRFETDETNGTAHFLEHMIFKGTQSRTVRQLEEEIENMGGHLNAYTSREQTTYYAKVLDKDVPKALEILADILQNSCFDEKRIERERDVILREMEEVEGQTEEVIFDHLHATAFQYTPLGRTILGPAQNIKTITKEHLKNYISTHYTAPRMVISAAGAVKHEDIVEHVKKVFTKLSNDPTTASELVAKEPAIFTGSEVRIIDDDIPLAQFAVAFSGASWTDPDSIALMVMQSMLGSWNKNAGGGKHMGSELSQRIAINEIAESMMAFNTNYKDTGLFGVYAVAKPDCLDDLAYAIMSEISKLSYRVSEADVTRACNQLKSSLQLHIDGTSPVAEDIGRQMLTYRRRVPVAELFARIDAVDASTVKRVANRFIFDQDVAIAAMGPIQSLPDYNWFRRHTYLLRY; encoded by the exons ATGGCGATCCGTAAGCTCCTCACCCTCTCTCGCCGCCCCCTCCTCCTCTCCAGCCGATCCGCCTCCACCGCAGCTGCCTTTGCCTTCCCAGACCTGGCCGCCCCAGCCCCGGCCAAGCCCCCCGTCATGCATTACGACCGCCTCGCCGAGGCCGTCCGGTCCAAGATCAAACGCCTCGACGACCCCGACCCCCGCTTCCTTCGCTACGCCTCCCCCCACCCCGCCCTCGCCGACCACACGTCCGTCCTCGCCGCGCCGCAGACCCGCGTCACCACCCTCCCTAACGGTCTCCGCATCGCCACCGAGTCCACCCTTTCCTCCCGCACCGCCACCGTCGGCGTGTGGATCGACGCCGGCAGCCGATTCGAGACCGACGAGACCAACGGGACCGCGCACTTCTTGGAGCACATGATCTTCAAGGGCACGCAGTCACGGACGGTGCGGCAGCTGGAGGAGGAGATCGAGAACATGGGGGGGCATCTGAATGCTTACACCTCGAGGGAGCAGACCACCTACTATGCCAAGGTGTTGGATAAGGATGTGCCCAAGGCGCTCGAGATCCTTGCGGACATACTTCAGAATTCATGCTTCGATGAGAAGCGCATTGAGAGGGAGCGGGATGTCATCCTCAGGGAGATGGAAgag GTTGAGGGACAAACTGAAGAAGTTATTTTTGATCATTTGCATGCAACTGCATTCCAGTATACTCCACTTGGCAGAACCATTCTAGGACCTGCTCAGAACATCAAGACTATTACTAAAGAGCACCTTAAGAACTACATATCCACTCATTACACAGCCCCTAGAATG GTCATCTCAGCTGCTGGTGCTGTTAAACATGAGGACATAGTTGAGCACGTTAAAAAGGTGTTCACAAAGCTTTCAAATGATCCTACTACAGCATCCGAATTGGTCGCGAAGGAACCAGCTATTTTCACGGGTTCTGAG GTTAGGATAATAGATGATGATATTCCACTTGCGCAATTTGCGGTTGCATTTAGTGGAGCATCTTGGACAGACCCAGATTCTATTGCATTAATGGTCATGCAGTCTATGCTAGGTTCTTGGAACAAGAACGCTGGTGGTGGAAAGCACATGGG TTCAGAGCTGTCCCAAAGAATAGCCATTAATGAGATTGCTGAAAGCATGATGGCTTTCAATACAAACTATAAAGACACTGGTCTGTTTGGTGTTTATGCAGTTGCCAAG CCGGATTGTTTGGATGATTTGGCTTATGCAATTATGTCTGAGATAAGCAAGCTGTCTTACAGAGTTTCGGAGGCTGATGTTACTCGTGCATGTAATCAG CTCAAATCTTCTCTTCAACTTCACATCGATGGAACCAGCCCTGTTGCCGAGGATATTGGCCGTCAG ATGCTTACATATAGACGAAGAGTCCCAGTTGCTGAACTCTTTGCAAGGATAGATGCAGTCGATGCTAGCACTGTTAAGCGTGTTGCCAATCGTTTTATATTTGATCAG GATGTTGCAATTGCAGCCATGGGACCAATCCAGAGCCTTCCAGATTACAACTGGTTCCGGCGCCACACATATTTGCTCCGCTATTGA
- the LOC135616472 gene encoding 14-3-3-like protein GF14 iota, protein MALVCCDWWSGSVPCLRRYRRAAAPEHFSASFIASPARPAPTNTRLSSLSLFPLPYSDPLVLLLWFEVSRSLLFLFHPRKSMSTEKVRESHVYMAKLAEQAERYEEMAESMKKVAKLDVELTAEERNLLSVGYKNVIGARRASWRIMSSIEQKEESKGNEQNVKLIKDYRQKIEEELTQMCDDILAIIDQHLIPFSSSVESKVFYAKMKGDYYRYIAEFKTEEERKEAADQSLKGYQDASEKANTELPPTHPIRLGLALNFSVFYYEILNSPERACQLAKQAFDEAIAELDTLSEESYKDSTLIMQLLRDNLTLWTSELPEDGGDGAVKNEAGVAAAAKPEVQDAQS, encoded by the exons ATGGCGTTAGTATGCTGTGATTGGTGGTCTGGCTCCGTTCCCTGTCTCCGACGATACAGGCGAGCCGCAGCCCCGGAGCATTTCTCCGCCTCTTTTATCGCGTCGCCCGCTCGACCCGCACCTACAAATACCCgcctctcctccctctccctcttccctcttccctacTCGGATCCTTTGGTTCTCCTTCTCTGGTTCGAAGTTTCCCgttctcttcttttcctcttccacCCTAGAAAATCCATGTCGACGGAGAAGGTGAGGGAGAGCCATGTCTATATGGCCAAGCTCGCCGAGCAAGCCGAGCGCTACGAAG AAATGGCTGAAAGCATGAAGAAAGTTGCGAAGCTTGATGTGGAGCTGACAGCCGAAGAAAGAAACCTCCTCTCGGTGGGCTACAAAAATGTGATCGGGGCTCGCCGGGCGTCCTGGCGCATCATGTCGTCCATCGAGCAGAAGGAAGAGTCAAAGGGAAACGAGCAGAATGTTAAGCTGATCAAGGACTATCGGCAGAAGATAGAGGAAGAACTCACCCAGATGTGTGATGACATCTTGGCCATCATCGATCAGCATCTCATCCCGTTCTCCAGCAGCGTCGAATCTAAAGTATTTTATGCCAAAAT GAAGGGTGATTATTACCGCTACATTGCAGAGTTCAAGACcgaagaagaaaggaaagaagcagcCGACCAGTCTTTGAAGGGCTATCAG GATGCCTCTGAAAAAGCCAACACTGAGCTGCCCCCAACCCATCCAATTCGACTCGGTCTTGCTCTCAACTTTTCAGTTTTCTACTACGAAATCCTGAATTCTCCTGAGAG GGCATGTCAATTGGCAAAACAAGCTTTCGATGAAGCAATTGCAGAATTAGACACCCTGAGCGAGGAGTCATACAAGGATAGCACCTTGATCATGCAATTGCTGAGGGACAACCTTACTCTTTGGACTTCTGAGTTACCTGAGGACGGAGGTGATGGTGCAGTCAAGAATGAAGCGGGCGTAGCAGCTGCTGCTAAGCCTGAGGTACAAGATGCTCAATCCTAA
- the LOC103991002 gene encoding microtubule-destabilizing protein 60-like isoform X4, with protein MTTPVKKYRAPRCYLSENIDPNVAASTPPRSIRSPAILSAKTKKSVPKMSSSPSLANAKRTAAGEKDSVKGNRDFKSTKRRQVASGGLGTPQEKPFARIQADGTEKMKKNREEIWCSLAEEPGTGELEGSSKMRMMRRMMLEEAMSSLPEPGAGRVMYLVKTFERLFSISKETKGDGGGQSKRKVMTWALPALQLPTKADVTGASYSPVASYSSSFHGEDDDGDSTMQSSVNSNGDRWNSESDGRANRCNQRGRCKEENFTKKIRGVLLEEEKRKPFTQRLTWNMEEPETTLERERQDKVYNLNSEDLRIASEHKFKDQDKEIGRIRIQKRYSTVRPAHAVL; from the exons ATGACGACCCCTGTCAAGAAGTACCGTGCCCCGAGATGTTATCTCTCGGAGAACATCGATCCAAATGTTGCCGCTTCCACTCCGCCGAGATCAATCAGGTCTCCGGCGATCCTGTCCGCAAAAACGAAGAAATCGGTGCCGAAGATGTCGTCGTCTCCTTCCCTAGCAAATGCGAAGCGAACGGCTGCTGGTGAGAAGGATTCGGTGAAAGGAAACAGGGATTTCAAGTCCACGAAACGTCGACAAGTCGCCAGCGGTGGCCTCGGCACACCGCAGGAGAAGCCCTTTGCGAGAATTCAGGCAGATGGAACAGAGAAAATGAAGAAGAATCGCGAAGAAATCTGGTGTTCGCTGGCGGAAGAACCAGGGACTGGAGAATTGGAGGGGAGTTCGAAGATGAGGATGATGAGGAGAATGATGCTGGAAGAAGCCATGAGTAGCTTACCAGAGCCGGGGGCCGGGCGCGTGATGTATCTGGTGAAGACATTCGAGAGGCTCTTTTCAATCTCCAAGGAGACCAAGGGCGACGGCGGAGGCCAGAGCAAGCGGAAGGTGATGACTTGGGCCCTGCCAGCTTTGCAGCTTCCGACGAAGGCGGATGTCACTGGGGCCTCCTATTCCCCAGTTGCCTCTTACTCATCCTCTTTCCATGGTGAGGACGACGACGGAGATTCCACCATGCAGTCTTCGGTGAACAGCAACGGTGATAG ATGGAATAGTGAATCAGATGGCCGAGCTAACAGATGCAAT CAAAGAGGAAGAtgcaaagaggagaactttaccaAGAAAATAAGAGGGGTGCTTttggaggaggagaaaagaaaaCCCTTCACGCAAAGGCTCACATGGAATATGGAAGAACCTGAG ACAAcgttagagagagagaggcaggatAAGGTATACAATCTAAATTCAGAAGACCTCAGAATAGCTTCCGAACATAAA TTTAAAGATCAAGACAAGGAAATAGGAAGAATCAGAATCCAAAAGAGATATAGTACTGTGAGACCAGCCCATGCTGTACTTTGA
- the LOC103991002 gene encoding microtubule-destabilizing protein 60-like isoform X2 produces the protein MTTPVKKYRAPRCYLSENIDPNVAASTPPRSIRSPAILSAKTKKSVPKMSSSPSLANAKRTAAGEKDSVKGNRDFKSTKRRQVASGGLGTPQEKPFARIQADGTEKMKKNREEIWCSLAEEPGTGELEGSSKMRMMRRMMLEEAMSSLPEPGAGRVMYLVKTFERLFSISKETKGDGGGQSKRKVMTWALPALQLPTKADVTGASYSPVASYSSSFHGEDDDGDSTMQSSVNSNGDRWNSESDGRANRCNKRTGSPGSSLNKKPKVTHQPLKLRTEQRGRCKEENFTKKIRGVLLEEEKRKPFTQRLTWNMEEPETTLERERQDKVYNLNSEDLRIASEHKFKDQDKEIGRIRIQKRYSTVRPAHAVL, from the exons ATGACGACCCCTGTCAAGAAGTACCGTGCCCCGAGATGTTATCTCTCGGAGAACATCGATCCAAATGTTGCCGCTTCCACTCCGCCGAGATCAATCAGGTCTCCGGCGATCCTGTCCGCAAAAACGAAGAAATCGGTGCCGAAGATGTCGTCGTCTCCTTCCCTAGCAAATGCGAAGCGAACGGCTGCTGGTGAGAAGGATTCGGTGAAAGGAAACAGGGATTTCAAGTCCACGAAACGTCGACAAGTCGCCAGCGGTGGCCTCGGCACACCGCAGGAGAAGCCCTTTGCGAGAATTCAGGCAGATGGAACAGAGAAAATGAAGAAGAATCGCGAAGAAATCTGGTGTTCGCTGGCGGAAGAACCAGGGACTGGAGAATTGGAGGGGAGTTCGAAGATGAGGATGATGAGGAGAATGATGCTGGAAGAAGCCATGAGTAGCTTACCAGAGCCGGGGGCCGGGCGCGTGATGTATCTGGTGAAGACATTCGAGAGGCTCTTTTCAATCTCCAAGGAGACCAAGGGCGACGGCGGAGGCCAGAGCAAGCGGAAGGTGATGACTTGGGCCCTGCCAGCTTTGCAGCTTCCGACGAAGGCGGATGTCACTGGGGCCTCCTATTCCCCAGTTGCCTCTTACTCATCCTCTTTCCATGGTGAGGACGACGACGGAGATTCCACCATGCAGTCTTCGGTGAACAGCAACGGTGATAG ATGGAATAGTGAATCAGATGGCCGAGCTAACAGATGCAAT AAGAGAACTGGTTCTCCGGGAAGTAGCCTGAATAAGAAGCCTAAAGTGACACACCAACCTCTCAAGCTGAGGACTGAG CAAAGAGGAAGAtgcaaagaggagaactttaccaAGAAAATAAGAGGGGTGCTTttggaggaggagaaaagaaaaCCCTTCACGCAAAGGCTCACATGGAATATGGAAGAACCTGAG ACAAcgttagagagagagaggcaggatAAGGTATACAATCTAAATTCAGAAGACCTCAGAATAGCTTCCGAACATAAA TTTAAAGATCAAGACAAGGAAATAGGAAGAATCAGAATCCAAAAGAGATATAGTACTGTGAGACCAGCCCATGCTGTACTTTGA
- the LOC103991002 gene encoding microtubule-destabilizing protein 60-like isoform X1, whose product MTTPVKKYRAPRCYLSENIDPNVAASTPPRSIRSPAILSAKTKKSVPKMSSSPSLANAKRTAAGEKDSVKGNRDFKSTKRRQVASGGLGTPQEKPFARIQADGTEKMKKNREEIWCSLAEEPGTGELEGSSKMRMMRRMMLEEAMSSLPEPGAGRVMYLVKTFERLFSISKETKGDGGGQSKRKVMTWALPALQLPTKADVTGASYSPVASYSSSFHGEDDDGDSTMQSSVNSNGDRWNSESDGRANRCNRTGSPGSSLNKKPKVTHQPLKLRTEQRGRCKEENFTKKIRGVLLEEEKRKPFTQRLTWNMEEPEAAEHVDFIKQTTLERERQDKVYNLNSEDLRIASEHKFKDQDKEIGRIRIQKRYSTVRPAHAVL is encoded by the exons ATGACGACCCCTGTCAAGAAGTACCGTGCCCCGAGATGTTATCTCTCGGAGAACATCGATCCAAATGTTGCCGCTTCCACTCCGCCGAGATCAATCAGGTCTCCGGCGATCCTGTCCGCAAAAACGAAGAAATCGGTGCCGAAGATGTCGTCGTCTCCTTCCCTAGCAAATGCGAAGCGAACGGCTGCTGGTGAGAAGGATTCGGTGAAAGGAAACAGGGATTTCAAGTCCACGAAACGTCGACAAGTCGCCAGCGGTGGCCTCGGCACACCGCAGGAGAAGCCCTTTGCGAGAATTCAGGCAGATGGAACAGAGAAAATGAAGAAGAATCGCGAAGAAATCTGGTGTTCGCTGGCGGAAGAACCAGGGACTGGAGAATTGGAGGGGAGTTCGAAGATGAGGATGATGAGGAGAATGATGCTGGAAGAAGCCATGAGTAGCTTACCAGAGCCGGGGGCCGGGCGCGTGATGTATCTGGTGAAGACATTCGAGAGGCTCTTTTCAATCTCCAAGGAGACCAAGGGCGACGGCGGAGGCCAGAGCAAGCGGAAGGTGATGACTTGGGCCCTGCCAGCTTTGCAGCTTCCGACGAAGGCGGATGTCACTGGGGCCTCCTATTCCCCAGTTGCCTCTTACTCATCCTCTTTCCATGGTGAGGACGACGACGGAGATTCCACCATGCAGTCTTCGGTGAACAGCAACGGTGATAG ATGGAATAGTGAATCAGATGGCCGAGCTAACAGATGCAAT AGAACTGGTTCTCCGGGAAGTAGCCTGAATAAGAAGCCTAAAGTGACACACCAACCTCTCAAGCTGAGGACTGAG CAAAGAGGAAGAtgcaaagaggagaactttaccaAGAAAATAAGAGGGGTGCTTttggaggaggagaaaagaaaaCCCTTCACGCAAAGGCTCACATGGAATATGGAAGAACCTGAG GCTGCTGAGCATGTGGATTTTATCAAGCAGACAAcgttagagagagagaggcaggatAAGGTATACAATCTAAATTCAGAAGACCTCAGAATAGCTTCCGAACATAAA TTTAAAGATCAAGACAAGGAAATAGGAAGAATCAGAATCCAAAAGAGATATAGTACTGTGAGACCAGCCCATGCTGTACTTTGA